In the genome of bacterium, the window TTACCCAGGATATAAGTGCCCTTATGATTATAATCCAGGTAAGTATCGTTAATATCGCACCAACAATCTGCGCTATTGCTATTATGAAATTAGCAAAAACAAACATTCCTACTCCTTTGACAATTCCTTTGCTCTATTGAGAGCTGCCTTTACAGCTTCACGAAACATTTCCTCAATTTTGTATTCATCCATAACCTTTAGGGCTGCTTCTGTTGTGCCTGCTTTGGATGTTACTTTTTCTCTCAATGCCCTTGCCGAAATATTACTATTCATTGCTAAAGAGATAGCTCCTGAAACTGTTTGATAAACCAGTTTTCTAGAATCCTCTTCTTTAAGACCCTCTTTCTTCCCTGTATCAATAAGGATCTCCATAATTTTAAATAAATATCCCGGACCGCTCCCGCTTATAGCTGTAATAATATTCATCTTATTTTCATCAATAGTCAAAGTTATACCAAGCGCTTTAAACAGAGACTCAACAAACTGTTTATCTTCATTGCGACAGTCACTACTAAAACAACACGCTGAAGCTCCCTCTTTTACACTAATGCAAAGATTTGGCATAACTCTGGCAACTTTAGTATTTTGCCCTAATACTCTCTTAATATAATTTGTTGTAATACCTGCAGCAATGGAAATAACAAGGTTTCTCTCAGAAACTGCGCATCTTATTTCCATAAGAACATCCTCCATATCCTGAGGTTTTACTGCCAGAAGGATGCTTTCGGCATTTTTCACGCCCTTTTCAATTGTATCAACGACCTCTATTTTTGAGTCTAAAAAAGGCTGCAGCCTGCTTTTATCCACATCATAAACAGAAATATCATTTTCTTTAAGAACTTGTGGAATAATCCCTTTCAATATAGCTCCGCCCATATTTCCAACACCAATAATAAAAAGTTTTTTCATTGAGTTTCCTGTAAGTAAATAATAAGACTAAAAAACCATCGCTGTATTATATAGAGAGCCTAAAAAATTTCAATAAGGAAATCACCTGGAGTGGAGAGTATTACGCCAGATATATGTCTCTGGTAGTATCTATTGAGGCCAAGTCCTTACGCTGCAAATCATCCGGTGAGTTTGCAAATAATGGGCTGATTTCTATCTTGATTTTTGATATTCCATTTTTGTCAAACGGAATATCGATCCCTGCTTCCATGAGCCAGCGCGCACATCTGTTTATATAAAGCTGTTTCCCGCTTTCAACAGAATCCGAACCTCTTAAATTTTTTATTGGAGAGAATTCATCCTCGCGCATAACTTCCATGTTTGCGACATTTTCAGCAAACTTTAATGCATCAAAGATAAATGTTTCAAATTTTATTCCGTTCTTATCCTTTGGCTTAATATACTCGCCGCTATTATTCACATAAGGGATATTCTTTTCTGCTATATGATACGGAAGTCCTATCCCTTTCTCAGTAAGAGACTTTACAAACTCTGTATTTAATATATGAATTGCTATGCTTCCTGCATTAAATTTAAAAGAGCCGTCTTTATCTTTATCGCTCATATGCACTTGGGGTAAATCGCTATATTCAATAACCGCATATTTCTTATCCATTACTACAACTGCTCCGACTTTTTCCGAAGGAGCAATTTTGGGCGTTACCTTATTTGACATCTGAGCATCTGCTTTTACATGATAACCTATAAAAACAGGGTCCAGGACATTGACAATAAGATTGTCTATCTGAAAGTAACTTATATATTCAATACCAGTTTCCAGCATTTCATCAATAGCTCCACTCTCCCTGAGAGCAAGCAAGGCTCCTCCATGTCCATTTGGACTCTTAAAAACTTCATACTTTGAACTCATAAGGAACCTGCCATCTTTATCTATTGCAGGAAGCATTCTTTGAGAAAAAAATCGCACCTGATCTTTATGCATACCAAAATATTTATTGTCTTCAAAAAATTCTATTGTTTGCTCATGAAGCAGCTTGCTCGTCATAATATACCACATGAGTTGAACATTATATTTCTGCTGTGCTTTAAGTATCTTCTCTGCATGAAATTGAAATATGCTGTTAGCGGATATTGGACCAATAGGATACGCACCTTTTGGCCCTTCAAAACCAAGCCTTGTACCCTGCCCTCCTGCAACAACAAAGCAAGCTGCTTTACCATCCCTTATACACTGCTCGCCTATCTCTCTTGCCTCTCTCTGATGCAGTATCTCACGTTCAGTTCTTGGAATTTTAATAATTTCAGGGCTTTTAATATCATCAAATGATATAGAGATTTCCTTTCTTTCCATGTATTGGTTAACTAATTTCTCCATGAGCTCAAAATCAATACTCTCAATGTCCTGAAGAAGCCATTTGCGTTGAGTATCATCTAACTGATTCCACCATTTAAGAACATGTTCCTGATTATAATCTTGCAACTTGTTTCTAATTTTACCTATATTCATTCAATTCTCTTTTATCTCTACACAACAAATATTGACATAACTGATTCTGTATGCTAGATTTTAGCATAACGCTAGATTATTCTAGCATACAAAAAAATAAGGAGCAATTATGAAAAAGTTTTCGCTGGTTATGTCTGTAGCTTTGTTGCTTTCATTGTACTTAGGAGGATGTTCAACATTTAAGAAGTTCACAAGTGATAAAGAGTATGAAGACAACATAAAACAAGCTCAGATGGCTGCAATTAAAGGAGAAAACATTCCTTTGGAAAAGCCTGTAAAGGATACAATATTTGTAGAACCTAGTGCAAAGGAAAAAGTAATATTTTCTGACATCCTTTTTGATTATGACAGCTATCGTCTAGGAAAAGACGCAATATCCACGTTGGAGAAAGTTGCTACATGGTTAAAAAAACATAGAAATATACGTCTAATGATTGAAGGACATTGCGATGAGCGGGGTTCCAGAAAGTATAACCTCATACTCGGCGAGCAGAGAGCCTTGAGCGTGCGCAGATATCTAACAGGATTAGGTATCTCTCCGTCAAGATTATACACAATAACCTATGGAGAAGACAAACCTGTTGATACTGGACATGATGAAAAGGCCTGGGCAAAAAACAGGAGATCACATCTTCTAATTTCGCAGTAATAATCTTACTCCTTTTATGAAAAAAGTTAGATTATCCAACAAAATCCTGCTGTTCACTGTTCACTGTTTACTGGTTGCTGTTTTTCTATCAGGCTGTCTGATAACTAAGATAGCTACAAAAGAAGATGTTGGCACAATACAGGAAGGCCAGGTTGGACTGAGTGAGCAGATTCTCTTATTAAAGGATGAGACAAGTAAGATAGGGGGTTCTCTGTCAGAAAAAGATAAACAACTTCGCGATCTTAAGGAACAAGTTGAGCTGTTTTGCACTCAATTTAGAGACCAATTAAATAATAATAGCATTGATACAAACAAAAATATTACATCTCTAAGTAATAACATTATCTCTATTCAAAAACAGATAGACCAGCTAAAGACTGCATATAATAACCTATTGAACATACAAAAGAAGGATAAGCAAAACTTTAACAAGAAGATTGAAATAGTGCTTGACGAACTTTTAGGGGAAATCGGAAAGATAAAAAAACAAATAAATATTTTAGCGCCTGATGATGCTAAATTAAGCACTGAAAAATTAGAAGATGGAAAATATTACATTGTTCAGAAAGGGGATACTCTAATTGAAATTGCTGTTCGTTTTGGGGTTCCTTCCAGAACAATTATTCAGGCAAACAACATTGAAGACCCTGACTTTTTATCTATTGGGCAAAAGCTGATTATTCCCAGATATAGCGAATAAGGCAAACTTTAACTAAACAGGAGGTAAATAAAATGTTTTTTTCAGGAATCAGTGACGAAGCAGGCAAACCCATAGAGACACAGATAAAGGCGCATAAAGAACTTGGATGGAAATATCTGGAGATTAGGAATGTTGATGGAGAAAATCTAACGCTTATGCATGATTCTAAGTTTGACGAAGTATATGGAAAAGTCAATGATGCCCAGATGAAGGTATCATGTTTCGCAGGCTGTATAGCCAATTGGTCAAGACCTATAACCGGTGATTTCCAACTGGATATAGATGAGTTAAAAAAGGCTATTCCTCGCATGAAAAAATTTGGGACAAAGTTTATCCGCATTATGAGCTGGCCAAATGACAACGACAAACCTATAAAAGAGATTGAGTGGGAAAAGAAGGCTATTGAAAGATTAAGAGAACTTTCAAAGATAGCAGAAGATGGTGAAATTATAATGGTGCATGAAAATTGCAGTGGATGGGCAGGGGAAAGTCCGGAAAACTCTCTAAAAATGCTTTCAGAAATCAATTCTCCAGCCTTGAAACTTGTTTTCGATACAGGAAATACTGTTTTTCATGGTCAGGACGCTATGTCTTTCTATTCAAAAGTGAAGAAACATATTACTTATGTGCATATAAAAGATGCAATTATGCTTCCTGACGGAAAAGCTCAAACTACCTACTGTGGAGAAGGACATGCCTATGTTTCAGAAATTCTTCAGGATTTGAAAAATGCAGGATATGAAGGCGGCATTTCTATTGAGCCTCACCTTGCAGCAGCAGTTCATTTAGGTAAAGAAGCTACTAGTGAGGAAGCATACAAAATCTATATGACATACGGCAGGAAGCTTATAGAGATAGTGAATAATCTAATAAATGATTAAGAATCCGGAACAATACCTGATAGAAAGTGAGCGGGAAAGGGCGGAATATTTGCAGGGGCTCACCTACGAAGAGAGTGCGTTTATCACTGAACAGATGCTTTCCTCAAAACTCCTTAGACAGCTTAAGTTCAGCGATGATGATCGTCCGTATGCGTTAGCTATGCAGATTAAGAGAAAACCAGTTAAGGGAAGACGGGTGAAGCAGTGAATAGACTTGATGAGTTTTGCAAAGTATTGATTGATTTTTTAGAAGACTCAAATGCCCCTTACCTTGTCATAGGTGGAGTTGCAGTCAGTCTTATTGGTGAACCGAGAATGACGCAGGATATTGATTTAATTATTTCTATCCGAAAGCAGGATGTGCGCCATTTTCTGGAAGCTGCCGATGCAAATGGGTTTGAACTAAACATTAAAGAGAAAATGCAGAGAATAAAACAGACAGGTACCTTCAGACTGAATCGAGGTTCTTTTCATGCAGATGTAATCATTGCCAGTATACCTCTTGAGGATAGTGCTTTTGAACGAGCTCAAAGACTTACGTTCGTGAACAGAATGGCCTTTTTCCCGTCTCCTGAGGACTTAATTCTATTCAAGATAATTGTTGGCCGTGATAAGGATATGTTAGATGCTAAATCGGTTGTTATTCGTCACAGACCCAAGCTTGATATAGACTATCTGAAGAAATGGACTCAAGCCATCTCTGACGAGGCAGAAGATATGAACATCTGGAATAGACTGATTAAAGTGCTTGAGGAATAAGAGTACAGAAAACAAGATACAACTAAAATCTACCAAGTACCTCCACTGCCTTCTCTAACTGAGGGTCAAGTAATTCAATCTGTTCCTTTATTGATTTTTCGTACCATGATTCAGGAATTTTGATTTCTATATCAGGCTGGATGCCTTTACCATCGATTAAGCTGCCATCAGGAATATAATATCTGGCAATAGTCAGACAAAGAGCTGTTTTATCAGGCAAATGGAAAATGCCTTGTACTGATCCCTTTCCAAAACTGGTTGTTCCTATTATAGTTGCGCGCTTATTACACTGCAAGGCGCCAGCAACAATCTCCGCTGCGCTGGCACTGCCTTTATTTATCAGCACAACTAACGGCAAGAGTATATCTTCTTTGCTCTTTGTTGCTCTATATGTCTTAGTCTGCTCTTTGCTCCGTCTCTTTGTCTTAACTATTAATCCGTTAGATAAGAAACAATCTGAAATCTCTACTGCCTGGTCAATAAATCCACCCGGGTTATTTCTTAAATCTAAAATAAGAGACTTTGTCTTTTTTTTATCCAAACTATTTATGGCATCTTTAAAACTCTTTAATGTTCCGTTTCCAAAATCTACAATTCTAATATATCCGATACTATTGTTTATTAATTTATAATAAACTGATCTAAGTTCTATAATTTTTCTAATAATTTCAAAATGCAAAAGTTTCTGATATTTCTCGCGTTCTATATACAATGAAACTTTTGTCCCTTCTTCCCCTCTAAGCTCTTTCACTACTTCTGACAACGACCATCCAACACAGCTTATTCCGTCTATTTTCACAACAACATCCCCGGGCTTTATTCCAGCTTTATCTGCAGGAGTACCTTCTATAGGTGAAATAACTATAACCTTATTATCCCTTATTCCTATAACTATGCCCAGTCCCCCATATTCCCCTTTTTCAAATATCTTAACTTCGCCATACGCTTCCTGTGGTATAAACTGGCTGTACGGATCCCCAAGACTCTTAACCATACTATCAACAGCACTATATATAAGGTCTCTGGGCTCTGTCTTATCTATATAGCGAGTCTGGATAATATCAAAAGTTTTTAAGAAAATTTTTGTTTTCTTATGCCTTGGACTTGCAAAATTTATCCACAGGTTTCGACCTCCATAAATCAATAGAACAACAATTAGAAGATACGTCAGTTTTTGAAGATTATGAAACCTGTTTTCTCCAGCCAATTCTATTCCCTCCCTAAGATAGTCAAAACAAATAAGCCTCCTGTCCCCAAAGCATTCGGGGTGCAGGAGGCTTAAAAAACATATGCTGCTATTCTATAACAGCTAAGATGTCTTCCTCTTTCATTATCAGATGCTCTTCCCCGTCAATTTGTACTTCTGTGCCTGCGTATGATGCAAAAATAACTTTGTCGCCTTTTTTAACACTCATTGATTGTTTCTTCCCATCTTCCAACACTTTTCCACTGCCAACAGCTATAATCTTACCCTTTTGCGGTTTTTCCTTAGCTGTATCGGGAAGAATTATACCTCCCTTTGTCTTATCCTCAGCTTCTAATCTCTTTATAATAACTCTGTCTTCTAAAGGTACTAATTTCATATCTTGTCTCCTCGTAAATTTATAGGGGCACGGCAAACCATGCCCCTATACTAATCAGTTCTTATTTTAATACATCCCTCCGCCCATTCCGCCGCCGCCAGGCATTGGAGGCATCTTTTCCTTTTCAGGAACGTCTGTTACAAGCGCTTCTGTTGTAAGCAGTAATCCTGCAATGCTTGCTGCATTCTGAAGAGCGGTCCTTGTTACTTTTGTCGGATCCACAATACCTGCTGCAAACATGTCCTCATATTTACCATCCTGCACATTAAATCCAACATTTTTCTCTTTTTTAAGAAGCTCCTGAACAACAATGGCTCCTTCAACTCCAGCATTATTCACAAGCTGTCTTACTGGCTCTTCAAGAGCACGCTTGATAATGTTAAGCCCAATAGCTTCGTCTCCCTTCAGTGCCATTTTCCCGAGATCAGATATGCATCTAAGCAAGGCAACTCCGCCGCCTGCAACTACGCCCTCTTCAACAGCGGCCCTGGTTGCATGAAGCGCATCTTCAACTCTTGCCTTCTTTTCCTTCATCTCTGTCTCTGTTGCAGCTCCAACATTAATAACTGCAACTCCGCCGGCAAGCTTTGCCAGTCTTTCCTGTAGCTTTTCCTTATCATAATCTGATGTTGTATCATCTATTTGCGTACGAATCTGAGATATTCTGCCGTCTATATCTTTTCTATTTCCTGCTCCTTCAATAATAGTTGTATTTTCCTTATCTATTGTAACGCGCTTTGCTCTTCCCAAATCGTTAAGAGTGATATTCTCTAATTTGATTCCGAGATCCTCAGAGATTGCTTTTCCTCCTGTAAGAGTAGCAATATCTTCAAGCATTGCCTTTCTTCTATCTCCAAAACCCGGAGCCTTGACACATGCGCATTTTAGAGTGCCTCTAATCTTATTCACAACCATTGTTGCCAGAGCTTCTCCTTCAACTTCTTCAGCAAGAATTAAGAATGGAGTACCTGATTGCGCTACTTTTTCCAATAACGGAAGCAAATCCTTCATACTGGAAATTTTCTTTTCATGAATAAGGATGTATGGATTCTCAAGAACCACTTCCATTCTTTCTGCGTCAGTTACAAAATAGGGAGACAAATAACCTCTGTCAAACTGCATACCTTCTACGATATCCAGAGTTGTATCCATTCCCTTTGCTTCCTCAACTGTGATAACTCCATCCTTGCCAACCTTATCCATAGCGTCTGCTATTATGTTTCCAATTGTTGGATCATTGTTTGCAGAGATTGTGGCAACCTGAGAGATTTCTTTTTTGTCTTTGACCGGCTTGCTCAAGCCCTTAAGACTTTTCACAACATTATCTACTGCCTTTTCAATTCCTCTTTTAAGCGCCATTGGATTTGCACCCGCTGTAACATTCCTGAGCCCCTCTCTATATATTGATTCCGCAAGTACTGTAGCTGTTGTGGTTCCGTCACCTGCTACGTCAGAAGTCTTTGACGCAACTTCCTTTACCATCTGAGCGCCCATATTCTCATATGGCTCTTCCAATTCAATTTCCTTTGCAACTGTAACACCGTCCTTTGTAATTGTTGGAGATCCGAATTTCTTGTCCAATACAACGTTTCTGCCCTTTGGCCCAAGTGTTACCTTTACAGCCCTACTAAGCTGCTCAACACCGCTTAAAATTGCCTTTCTTGCTTCTTCGCCAAACTTTAACTGTTTTGCCATCTTGTATTACTCCTTTCTTTATGTTTTTATCTTTAGTTCTTAAAAATTCCCATTACATCTTCCTGCTTCATAATTATATATTCTTCGCCATCAATCTTTATATCCGTACCTGCATACTTACCAATAAGTAGCTTGTCCCCCTTTTTAACCTCAAGAGAAACTAGTTTTCCTTCATCTGTCCTTCTCCCCTCTCCTACAGCAATAACCTCTGCTTTTTGAGACTTTTCCTTAGCCGTATCAGGAACTATTATGCTTCCTATCTTGTCCTCCTCTTCTAATCTCTTAACTAATATCCTATCAGCTAGTGGTTTTACCGTCATATTTCCTCACCCCCCTCTTCTAACTTAT includes:
- the groL gene encoding chaperonin GroEL (60 kDa chaperone family; promotes refolding of misfolded polypeptides especially under stressful conditions; forms two stacked rings of heptamers to form a barrel-shaped 14mer; ends can be capped by GroES; misfolded proteins enter the barrel where they are refolded when GroES binds), translating into MAKQLKFGEEARKAILSGVEQLSRAVKVTLGPKGRNVVLDKKFGSPTITKDGVTVAKEIELEEPYENMGAQMVKEVASKTSDVAGDGTTTATVLAESIYREGLRNVTAGANPMALKRGIEKAVDNVVKSLKGLSKPVKDKKEISQVATISANNDPTIGNIIADAMDKVGKDGVITVEEAKGMDTTLDIVEGMQFDRGYLSPYFVTDAERMEVVLENPYILIHEKKISSMKDLLPLLEKVAQSGTPFLILAEEVEGEALATMVVNKIRGTLKCACVKAPGFGDRRKAMLEDIATLTGGKAISEDLGIKLENITLNDLGRAKRVTIDKENTTIIEGAGNRKDIDGRISQIRTQIDDTTSDYDKEKLQERLAKLAGGVAVINVGAATETEMKEKKARVEDALHATRAAVEEGVVAGGGVALLRCISDLGKMALKGDEAIGLNIIKRALEEPVRQLVNNAGVEGAIVVQELLKKEKNVGFNVQDGKYEDMFAAGIVDPTKVTRTALQNAASIAGLLLTTEALVTDVPEKEKMPPMPGGGGMGGGMY
- a CDS encoding LysM peptidoglycan-binding domain-containing protein — protein: MKKVRLSNKILLFTVHCLLVAVFLSGCLITKIATKEDVGTIQEGQVGLSEQILLLKDETSKIGGSLSEKDKQLRDLKEQVELFCTQFRDQLNNNSIDTNKNITSLSNNIISIQKQIDQLKTAYNNLLNIQKKDKQNFNKKIEIVLDELLGEIGKIKKQINILAPDDAKLSTEKLEDGKYYIVQKGDTLIEIAVRFGVPSRTIIQANNIEDPDFLSIGQKLIIPRYSE
- a CDS encoding S41 family peptidase, whose amino-acid sequence is MAGENRFHNLQKLTYLLIVVLLIYGGRNLWINFASPRHKKTKIFLKTFDIIQTRYIDKTEPRDLIYSAVDSMVKSLGDPYSQFIPQEAYGEVKIFEKGEYGGLGIVIGIRDNKVIVISPIEGTPADKAGIKPGDVVVKIDGISCVGWSLSEVVKELRGEEGTKVSLYIEREKYQKLLHFEIIRKIIELRSVYYKLINNSIGYIRIVDFGNGTLKSFKDAINSLDKKKTKSLILDLRNNPGGFIDQAVEISDCFLSNGLIVKTKRRSKEQTKTYRATKSKEDILLPLVVLINKGSASAAEIVAGALQCNKRATIIGTTSFGKGSVQGIFHLPDKTALCLTIARYYIPDGSLIDGKGIQPDIEIKIPESWYEKSIKEQIELLDPQLEKAVEVLGRF
- a CDS encoding nucleotidyltransferase, translated to MNRLDEFCKVLIDFLEDSNAPYLVIGGVAVSLIGEPRMTQDIDLIISIRKQDVRHFLEAADANGFELNIKEKMQRIKQTGTFRLNRGSFHADVIIASIPLEDSAFERAQRLTFVNRMAFFPSPEDLILFKIIVGRDKDMLDAKSVVIRHRPKLDIDYLKKWTQAISDEAEDMNIWNRLIKVLEE
- the groES gene encoding co-chaperone GroES, yielding MKLVPLEDRVIIKRLEAEDKTKGGIILPDTAKEKPQKGKIIAVGSGKVLEDGKKQSMSVKKGDKVIFASYAGTEVQIDGEEHLIMKEEDILAVIE
- a CDS encoding co-chaperone GroES — encoded protein: MTVKPLADRILVKRLEEEDKIGSIIVPDTAKEKSQKAEVIAVGEGRRTDEGKLVSLEVKKGDKLLIGKYAGTDIKIDGEEYIIMKQEDVMGIFKN
- a CDS encoding OmpA family protein gives rise to the protein MKKFSLVMSVALLLSLYLGGCSTFKKFTSDKEYEDNIKQAQMAAIKGENIPLEKPVKDTIFVEPSAKEKVIFSDILFDYDSYRLGKDAISTLEKVATWLKKHRNIRLMIEGHCDERGSRKYNLILGEQRALSVRRYLTGLGISPSRLYTITYGEDKPVDTGHDEKAWAKNRRSHLLISQ
- a CDS encoding pyrroline-5-carboxylate reductase, producing MKKLFIIGVGNMGGAILKGIIPQVLKENDISVYDVDKSRLQPFLDSKIEVVDTIEKGVKNAESILLAVKPQDMEDVLMEIRCAVSERNLVISIAAGITTNYIKRVLGQNTKVARVMPNLCISVKEGASACCFSSDCRNEDKQFVESLFKALGITLTIDENKMNIITAISGSGPGYLFKIMEILIDTGKKEGLKEEDSRKLVYQTVSGAISLAMNSNISARALREKVTSKAGTTEAALKVMDEYKIEEMFREAVKAALNRAKELSKE
- a CDS encoding UDPGP type 1 family protein codes for the protein MNIGKIRNKLQDYNQEHVLKWWNQLDDTQRKWLLQDIESIDFELMEKLVNQYMERKEISISFDDIKSPEIIKIPRTEREILHQREAREIGEQCIRDGKAACFVVAGGQGTRLGFEGPKGAYPIGPISANSIFQFHAEKILKAQQKYNVQLMWYIMTSKLLHEQTIEFFEDNKYFGMHKDQVRFFSQRMLPAIDKDGRFLMSSKYEVFKSPNGHGGALLALRESGAIDEMLETGIEYISYFQIDNLIVNVLDPVFIGYHVKADAQMSNKVTPKIAPSEKVGAVVVMDKKYAVIEYSDLPQVHMSDKDKDGSFKFNAGSIAIHILNTEFVKSLTEKGIGLPYHIAEKNIPYVNNSGEYIKPKDKNGIKFETFIFDALKFAENVANMEVMREDEFSPIKNLRGSDSVESGKQLYINRCARWLMEAGIDIPFDKNGISKIKIEISPLFANSPDDLQRKDLASIDTTRDIYLA
- a CDS encoding sugar phosphate isomerase/epimerase produces the protein MFFSGISDEAGKPIETQIKAHKELGWKYLEIRNVDGENLTLMHDSKFDEVYGKVNDAQMKVSCFAGCIANWSRPITGDFQLDIDELKKAIPRMKKFGTKFIRIMSWPNDNDKPIKEIEWEKKAIERLRELSKIAEDGEIIMVHENCSGWAGESPENSLKMLSEINSPALKLVFDTGNTVFHGQDAMSFYSKVKKHITYVHIKDAIMLPDGKAQTTYCGEGHAYVSEILQDLKNAGYEGGISIEPHLAAAVHLGKEATSEEAYKIYMTYGRKLIEIVNNLIND